The Pongo pygmaeus isolate AG05252 chromosome 20, NHGRI_mPonPyg2-v2.0_pri, whole genome shotgun sequence sequence GGTCTGGAGTCAGcctgcttgggttcaaatccagacAGGCGCTACCCCGACTAGCGCCATGTGACTCAGAGCAGTTTGCTTGATCTCTCTAAACTCACATCTCCATAAGAGTTTATagtaacttccacctcctgagcaGTCAAGTCTTTATGCCTGGAAAGTGCTCGGTAAAGATCAGCCATTACTTTTGGGAACACCATGTCTAAGGGTGGGTATCTGGGTTCTTTGTACCCTCCTCAAACCATCTCTCCAGCTCCCCGGGAGGCACATACAATTGGGAGGATGTAGGAGCCTCCCACCACCCGCCAGGCTGTATCTTTCAGGGAAAGCAGGGAGATCCCAGGCCGAGTTAATccctgggaggggcaggagagTTGCCCCTGGGAAAGATCCCGGTTGACCTCTGTTTTCTCCTGGCTCAGGCCGGGTTAAGGGTGTCAGGAGCACAGAATGGGAAGGTTGGCAAAGGATGAGTTACTCAGGCAGCAGCCCCCCTCCCGTTCCATCCAGCCCAGCCATGGGGCGCTCCTGGGGGAGATTGCTCCCTGAAAAGACACACCAACCACCAGAAACAGAAATTGAACCGTTTATTAGCCTAGGTCTGGGTTTCAGGCATTGTGGGGGCATGTCTGGGGAGCTCTATGAGGGGAAACAAGCCCCTGACTGGCTCTTTGCCCCCCAAAGACCCGCTCCCCCAGGCTTTGCATTCACAAGAAATTACTCTGAGGCATGAGGTTTCCTTCCCCAAGGTGAGCTGCACCCCAGCTCTCCAGTGGGAGGATGGGCCAGCAATTCCAAAGGGGTCTGGGCAGGACCAGAGCTCCCCGACTTTGGCAGCTTCAACACAAACAGGAGCAGACAGGACAGCATTCATTCTGGGGGAAATGTGATGAGGAGAGGAGGGTCACAGACATCACGCCTATGTGCacgcgcgcgtgcacacacacacacacacacacataaatatatgtttgtaCCGTAACATCCCTTCCATTAACCACAGGTTTTTGTGAAGTCCTTCTGGGGGGTTAGGGGAGAGTGTCCCCAGGAAATGTCCCTAGCCACTGCCACCCCCATGCTCCATTCAATATAACTTGAAAgaagaaggccgggcacagtggctcacgtctgtgatcccagcactttgggaggccgaggtgggcggatcacttgaggtcaggagtttgaaaccagcctggccaacatagtgaaaccctgtctctactaaaatacaaaaattagccagacatggtggcgggtgcctgtagtcccagctactcgagaggctgaagcaggagaatcgcttgaacccgggaggtagaggtggcagtgaacggagattgaaccactgccacctcagcctgggtgacacagtgagactccatctcaaaaacaaaacaaaaatcttgaaactgtctcaaaaacaaaaaaaaatcttgaaagaagacaCAGCGGGGTTCAGGCTCAAGGcttctctctgccttgctcaGGAGACCTGGTACTTTAGCAGGGGCTGCAGGTGTGGAGCTGAGAATAGCTTGGGGGGTGGCTGTTTTTGAAAGGAGGGTGTCTGCAAACATCACACCCAGAATTTTCTCAAGTTGCGCCTTGCATCAAGAGTCCCAAAGCCCTCCTCAGCCACCCAAACTCGTTTTTCTCACTTTTGGTGTGATTCTTCTGTGCCCCAAATAGTGCAACTGAGCAATGAGGTctgagaatgaggaatggacCTCAGCCGccgtcccctccccacctccagccGTGGTTTCCGGGCctcagagagaaggggagaagtcGTCAAGTGGCAGCTGATGAAATTTGGGGAAGCTGTGGATTTGGGCTCTGGAGGGTCAGAGAGGAGGCCTCTAGCTCCTCGGGACAGTGGTTCTATAGTCGCATGAAGTTGCCCAGAGAAGGTGGCAGGAGGAATACATTCAAAAAGGAGAAATCGGTGCAGGACTAGGGACCAGGGAAGAAAATGTACAAATTCTTTGTACCaccaggtgaggtggcttacgcctgtaatcccacaccttgggaggccaacatgggtggatcatgaggtcaggagttcaagaccagcctggccaaaatggtgaaaccccatctctactaaaaatacaaaaaaaaaaaaaaaaaaaaaattagctgggcgtggtgggtggcaggcacctgtaatcccagctactcaggaggctcaggcaggagaatcacttgaatctgggaggcgcaggttgcagtgagctgagaccacaccactgcactccagcctgggcaacagaacgagacttcatctcaaaaaaaaaaaaaaaaggccgggtaaggtggctcacgtctgtaatcccagcactttgtgaggccgaggcgggcggatcacgaggtcaggagatcaagaccatcctggctaacacggtgaaaccccatctctactaaaggtacaaaaaattagccaggtgtggtggcgggtgcctgtagtcccaactactcgggaggctgaggcaggagaacgacatgaacccaggaggcggagcttgtggtgagccaagatcgcgccactgaactccagcccgggcagcagtgcaagagtccatctcaaaaaaaaaaaaaaaagaaatcctttgtACCAGGTGGTAAAGTGCTCCTGCCCTGAGCTCCCCTTAAATGCTGCCTGCCCTCACCCTGGCTCTTCACAGgtcccctgccctggcctccccagGATCCAGTTCTAAAGGGGTCACACTAGCCACCGgactggccctcaggaccccacTGCAACACTGCTATGTGACTAGTCAGTGCCTTATCTGGCCTTTCCAGGTGTGAAATATTTGCAACACCACCCAGGTCTGTGGGGCGGGGGCATCTGGCTCAGCAGCCCCACATCTCTGTCTGAGGCCACCCAGTGGCCTCTCCATAAACCCCTCTGCCCTGGCCTGGTTGTTGGTCCACCCCCACTCTCAGACCACCGTGTTGCCCTCCAGAAACGTGGGCGACGTGGGCATGTGCATGCCCCTCTCCAGGGAGCTGGAGCTGCGGAGTGGCAGGAGGTGGTGGCCCGGGGTCCCGCCCCGCCTCCGTCCTTGCACCCCCACCCCCGGCCGCCAGCACTGCAGCGGCCGAAGCACCTCCCGCCGCAGGTCCCGGCTGCGCCACGTGTAGATGACGGGGTTGAGCAGCGAATTCAGGGTGGCGAAGGCGAAAAAGTAGTGGGCTTTGTAGAGGATTGGGCAGGAGTGGACGGGACAGGCATAGTCCAGAAGGAGGATGCTGAAGGCGGGCAGCCAGCAGACAATAAAGACGCCTAGCACGATGGTGACCGTCTTGAGCAGGGCTAGCGTCTGCGGGGCGGCCACGTCAGCGTGGCTTGAGCGGACCACGCAGTAGATGCGCACGTACAGCGCCACGATGGCCAACAGGATGATGGAGAAGATGGTCACCACGCACAGCACATAATGCTTGGCGTAGAGAGGCAGGACAGTGGAACAGGCCTCGAGGTGGCCCAGGCAGTTCCAGCCAAGGATGGGCAGGCCACCGAGGACCAGCGAGATGAGCCATGAGGCCCCGATGAGCAGGAGCATGCGGCAGCTCTTGTCGCTGCCGTACAGCTTGACCTTGGCAATGGCCACGTGGCGCTCAATGGCGATGGCCAGGAGGCTGAAGACAGAGGCCGAGAGCGtgatgaaggcagagccctcccGGGCAAACCACTGCACAGGCGTCAGCCTCAGCGTGACAGAGCCGGAGAGCAAGGTATTGGCTACGAAGGCCACGCCTGCCAGTAGATCGGAGGCGGCCAGGTTGCCCAGAAACAGGTACATTGCCGAGTGGAACTTGCTGTTTCGGGCCACCGCAATGAGCACCAGAAGGTTTTCCACCACAATGGCGCAACAGAGGATGACGATGAAGGCTGAGGCCACCTGGCGGGAGGTCGTCTCCTGCGTTTCCAGCGTCTCCTTGGTATAATTATAGTGTTCCTGGACCTTGTTGGGGTTCAGGTACTCCGAGTACAAGCTGCCCATGGTGGGGCTCAGAGGCCTGCTGGGGCCATGGGGCTCTCAGAACTGCAGAgaagatagacagacagacagacaatagTTCAGAGCTGTGGCTGCTACCTGGGCTCTGGCCTCGGATGGGCTGAGATTCAATTTCCTGCTCTGTTACTCTTCGAGGAAGGGCCACATGAATTCAGAATCATCATCATCCCCACTTACAGACAGGAAACCCAGAGAGGTTAATTCACTTTTCTAAAGTCTCAAATTTAACCAGCAGCAGGGCCAGAGAGACTGGCTCTGCGGCCTCTATAAGCCCTAGGCTAcactctttcttatttattttatttatctatattttaaagacaaggtcttgctctgtcattcaggccggagtgcagtggcgcaatcatagctccctgcagccttgaactcctgggctcaagtgatcctcccacctcagcctcccacctcagcttcagctacaagcacatgccaccacgcctggctaattttttttttttttttttttttttgagatggagtctcactctgttgcccaggctggagtgctgcagcgcagtcttggctcgctgcaacctcctcctcctgggttcaagtgattctcctgcctcagcttcctgagtagctaggattacaggcacctgccaccaggcccaactaattttttttttatttttagtagagacggggtttcaccatgttggccaggatggtctcgaacttctgacctcatgatccgcctgcctcggcctctcaaagcgctgggattaccagtgtgagccactgggcccagccacctggctaattttttttttttagagattgggtctcaccgtgttgtccaggctggtcctgaactcctggcttcaagcaattctcctcggcctctcaaagcaaTGAGATTACCGGTGTGAACCATGACATCTTGcctcttttaattttcattattattttctagagatagagtcttgctctgtcacccaggctggagtgcagcggcatgatcatagctcacagttgactcaactcctgggctcaagtgatcctcctgcctcagtctcctgagtagctacacgCTTTCAAAGGGAAAGAAGCTCCCCCAAATGGCATGAAAAATATAATGTGGACTTCCAGAAACCTTGCCCACCCACCCAGAGAGCAAGCCCTAGGCAGGTCCTGGAGGGTTTGTCTCTTTTCTGGAACACACAGGCGCCTGCAGCCTCATGCTGACCTGGGTCAGGGAGAGTCTCATCACTGATAGCTCCGTGCCCTGCTCATTCATTACCACCCACTAACGCTGGATTTCAGGATGGGTCTAAGCCTTGAGGCCACGAGTGCTCCCAAGATAAGGTCTTGGGGAGACACCAGGGCGGCCCTGAGGTTCAAACATCCCAGAAGTCACACCATCTTCAAGGACACAGACCCTGGAGGCAATCCA is a genomic window containing:
- the S1PR2 gene encoding sphingosine 1-phosphate receptor 2; the encoded protein is MGSLYSEYLNPNKVQEHYNYTKETLETQETTSRQVASAFIVILCCAIVVENLLVLIAVARNSKFHSAMYLFLGNLAASDLLAGVAFVANTLLSGSVTLRLTPVQWFAREGSAFITLSASVFSLLAIAIERHVAIAKVKLYGSDKSCRMLLLIGASWLISLVLGGLPILGWNCLGHLEACSTVLPLYAKHYVLCVVTIFSIILLAIVALYVRIYCVVRSSHADVAAPQTLALLKTVTIVLGVFIVCWLPAFSILLLDYACPVHSCPILYKAHYFFAFATLNSLLNPVIYTWRSRDLRREVLRPLQCWRPGVGVQGRRRGGTPGHHLLPLRSSSSLERGMHMPTSPTFLEGNTVV